From the Salinimicrobium tongyeongense genome, one window contains:
- a CDS encoding ATP-binding protein, producing the protein MNTRKIVITGGPGTGKTSVIEALEQHGHFCFHEVSREIIREAQKKGIDQLFLKDPLLFSELLLEGRIKQFKEAHEMKSGMVFLDRGVPDVVAYMNYFGNEYPPVFNRVCKEYVYDRVFILPPWKQIYTEDNERYETYEQAVEIHDELARSYAHHGYEAIEVPEGTIAERTVFILNHLE; encoded by the coding sequence GTGAATACCAGAAAGATTGTAATAACCGGCGGCCCCGGTACAGGAAAGACATCGGTCATTGAAGCCCTTGAGCAACACGGGCATTTTTGTTTTCATGAGGTTTCCCGGGAGATCATACGGGAGGCCCAGAAAAAGGGAATTGACCAGCTGTTCCTCAAAGACCCCCTGCTCTTTAGCGAACTCCTGCTTGAAGGCAGAATCAAACAGTTCAAAGAAGCTCATGAAATGAAATCGGGGATGGTCTTTTTAGACCGGGGCGTGCCCGATGTGGTAGCTTACATGAATTACTTCGGAAATGAATATCCCCCCGTATTTAATCGCGTGTGCAAAGAGTATGTGTACGACAGGGTGTTTATTCTGCCCCCGTGGAAGCAGATCTACACCGAAGACAACGAACGCTATGAGACCTACGAGCAGGCTGTAGAGATACATGATGAGCTGGCCCGCAGCTATGCCCACCACGGCTATGAAGCTATAGAAGTCCCCGAAGGCACCATTGCCGAACGCACGGTCTTTATTTTAAACCATCTTGAGTAG
- a CDS encoding HPF/RaiA family ribosome-associated protein, whose amino-acid sequence MKTNIQFVHADTKISAEQLVQRKLDKLENKFDWIISADVMFREEKSTNGNGKTCAIELSLPGPKIHASSNADSFEAAAAETVKDLEKQLQKRKAEMQSH is encoded by the coding sequence ATGAAGACAAACATTCAATTTGTACACGCAGACACAAAAATTTCGGCAGAACAACTTGTTCAGAGAAAACTTGATAAACTTGAAAATAAATTTGACTGGATCATCTCTGCAGATGTGATGTTTAGAGAAGAAAAATCTACCAACGGCAACGGAAAAACCTGCGCTATAGAATTAAGCCTTCCGGGGCCAAAAATTCACGCCTCTTCTAATGCCGACAGCTTTGAAGCCGCGGCAGCCGAAACCGTAAAAGATTTAGAAAAACAACTTCAGAAACGAAAAGCCGAGATGCAAAGCCACTAA
- a CDS encoding aminotransferase class IV, which yields MVNINGQLFEEKEASLSIDNRGFAYGDAVFETIRVINGRIIFWEDHYFRLMASMRIMRMEIPLTFSPEFLEAEVLQIVRENDLFDTQARVKLTVSRKAGGFYTPHTNEVDYLVTAEALPDAFYLLNEEFYEVELFKDHYVSKGLLSTLKTNNRAVNVLAGIYAVENEYHNCLLLNEQKNVVEALNGNIFLVVGNVIKTPPLSEGCLKGITRGKIFEILKKLPDYKLEEASVSPFELQKADEMFITNVIAGIQPVTKYRKKEYANEVAKMLLGRLNTLARLS from the coding sequence ATGGTTAATATTAACGGACAGTTGTTTGAAGAAAAAGAGGCCTCTCTTTCAATTGATAACCGCGGATTTGCTTACGGAGATGCGGTTTTTGAAACAATTAGGGTTATTAATGGCAGGATCATTTTCTGGGAAGATCACTATTTTAGGTTAATGGCTTCCATGCGCATTATGCGGATGGAAATTCCTCTCACTTTTTCTCCAGAATTTCTTGAAGCTGAAGTCTTACAAATTGTTCGTGAAAATGACCTTTTTGACACCCAGGCACGCGTAAAACTCACTGTCTCACGCAAGGCAGGGGGCTTTTATACTCCTCATACCAACGAGGTAGATTATCTTGTTACTGCTGAAGCACTTCCTGATGCTTTCTACCTTTTAAATGAAGAATTTTACGAGGTTGAACTTTTTAAAGATCACTATGTTTCTAAAGGTTTGCTCTCCACGCTCAAAACAAATAACCGGGCGGTAAATGTACTGGCAGGTATTTACGCTGTAGAAAACGAATACCACAATTGTTTGCTGCTGAATGAACAAAAGAATGTTGTTGAGGCTCTTAATGGCAACATCTTTTTGGTGGTGGGCAATGTAATTAAAACTCCTCCTCTAAGCGAGGGTTGTTTAAAAGGGATCACCCGCGGAAAGATCTTTGAAATATTAAAAAAGCTACCCGATTATAAGCTTGAAGAGGCCTCAGTTTCCCCTTTCGAGTTGCAAAAGGCAGATGAGATGTTCATCACAAATGTTATTGCGGGAATACAGCCTGTTACAAAATACCGGAAAAAAGAGTATGCCAATGAAGTGGCTAAAATGCTACTTGGTCGCCTAAATACGCTGGCAAGGTTGAGCTAG
- a CDS encoding RecQ family ATP-dependent DNA helicase has product MSSPEDILKQYWGFDSFRPLQKDIIEHLLRKQDVIALLPTGGGKSLCFQVPALIQPGICIVVSPLVALMEDQVKALQAKNIKAMALTGGIPFMEVDTMLDNCIFGNYKFLYLSPERLQQELVQERIKQMQVSLIAVDEAHCISQWGHDFRPAYRNISLLRHLKPQANVVGLTATATLPVVKDIAQQLELKDVKLLQKSFRRENLAYLVKEAEDKNYYMEQLLREHDEAGIIYVRSRKATIELEQFLLKKGISATSFHGGLPKPEKSLRLQQWLKEEKRVMVATSAFGMGIDKANVRTVVHLNLPESLESYFQEAGRAGRDGKPAKAVVLTNKSDIPLLKNQFLATLPGVEMVKLVYKKLNSYFRIAYGEGEGTEHYFNFYQFCQKYELNTLLAYNTMLLLDRMSILSLTEQFQKKTRIRFLVSGKQINWYLEANPQFDPVVKAILRTYGGAFDSMVEINIQVIAGKAGTTVQEAVKLLQQLQKEDMVDFEHDQHDTKIMFLIPREDDISINPLIPYIKLQERTKKEKIEQVLAYVENDRLCKSEQLLQYFGEKDTQPCGICSVCRPSKKPLNREGMKKIYFAIIGLLEEQEYSSREMVAKLDFPEDHIIKVLQVLVEKGALTLTPSNKYKLKHL; this is encoded by the coding sequence TTGAGTAGCCCCGAAGACATATTAAAGCAATACTGGGGCTTTGACAGCTTTAGACCGCTGCAAAAAGACATTATTGAACACTTACTTCGGAAACAGGATGTCATCGCCCTGCTGCCCACCGGCGGCGGCAAATCGCTTTGTTTCCAGGTGCCCGCCCTCATCCAACCCGGAATTTGCATAGTGGTCTCGCCCCTGGTGGCCCTCATGGAAGACCAGGTGAAGGCCCTGCAGGCAAAAAACATCAAAGCCATGGCCCTCACCGGCGGGATTCCCTTTATGGAAGTTGATACCATGCTCGATAATTGCATCTTCGGAAATTACAAGTTCCTCTACCTCTCCCCCGAAAGGCTACAGCAGGAACTGGTGCAGGAACGCATCAAACAAATGCAGGTAAGCCTAATTGCCGTAGACGAGGCTCATTGTATTTCCCAGTGGGGTCACGATTTTAGGCCAGCTTACCGCAATATTTCTTTGTTGCGGCATTTAAAACCACAAGCAAACGTGGTGGGGTTAACGGCCACAGCAACCCTTCCGGTTGTAAAGGATATTGCGCAGCAACTGGAACTAAAGGATGTAAAACTGCTTCAGAAATCCTTCCGAAGAGAAAATCTGGCCTATCTTGTAAAAGAAGCCGAAGACAAGAATTATTACATGGAGCAATTGCTCCGGGAGCACGACGAAGCCGGAATTATTTATGTGCGCTCCCGAAAGGCCACCATAGAACTTGAACAGTTCCTGCTCAAAAAGGGCATTTCTGCGACCTCTTTCCACGGCGGACTCCCAAAGCCAGAAAAATCTTTGCGCCTCCAACAATGGCTGAAGGAAGAAAAACGGGTGATGGTAGCAACCAGTGCCTTTGGAATGGGCATAGATAAAGCCAATGTGCGTACCGTAGTTCATTTGAACCTGCCCGAGAGCCTGGAAAGCTATTTTCAGGAAGCCGGAAGGGCCGGAAGGGATGGGAAACCTGCCAAAGCAGTTGTTCTAACCAACAAGAGTGACATTCCCCTGCTTAAAAATCAGTTTTTGGCCACGCTTCCGGGCGTTGAAATGGTAAAGCTGGTCTATAAAAAACTGAATTCCTACTTCAGGATTGCTTATGGCGAAGGTGAAGGCACAGAGCACTATTTCAATTTTTACCAGTTTTGCCAAAAGTACGAATTGAACACACTGCTTGCCTACAACACCATGCTGCTGCTCGACAGGATGAGCATACTCAGCCTTACCGAGCAATTTCAGAAGAAAACGCGAATTAGGTTTTTGGTTTCAGGAAAACAGATCAACTGGTACTTGGAAGCAAATCCGCAGTTTGACCCGGTGGTAAAAGCCATTTTACGCACCTACGGCGGGGCTTTTGACAGTATGGTAGAAATTAATATTCAGGTAATAGCAGGAAAAGCGGGAACCACAGTACAGGAAGCGGTAAAGCTGCTGCAACAGCTGCAAAAAGAAGATATGGTTGATTTTGAACACGATCAACACGATACAAAGATCATGTTTTTGATCCCCCGCGAAGATGACATCAGCATCAACCCGCTAATACCTTATATTAAACTACAGGAACGTACCAAGAAGGAGAAGATTGAGCAGGTGCTGGCCTATGTTGAGAATGACAGGCTGTGTAAAAGTGAACAACTGTTGCAGTATTTTGGGGAAAAAGATACCCAGCCCTGCGGAATTTGTTCTGTTTGCCGCCCCTCAAAAAAGCCCCTAAACCGCGAAGGCATGAAAAAGATCTATTTTGCCATTATTGGCCTGCTGGAAGAGCAGGAGTATTCTTCGCGGGAGATGGTAGCAAAACTCGATTTTCCGGAAGATCACATCATCAAGGTCTTGCAGGTACTGGTTGAAAAAGGAGCCCTAACTCTTACTCCTTCTAACAAATACAAACTAAAACATTTATGA
- a CDS encoding DUF4290 domain-containing protein, with translation MTNELEYNSERSKLIIPEYGRHIQKMVEHAVEIADDEERNKVAKAIISVMGNLNPHLRDVPDFQHKLWDQLFIISDFKLDVESPFPKPSKEMLEERPQRMAYPQNFPKYRFYGNNIKRMIDEANKFEDGPEKEGLVFTIANHMKKSYLSWNKDSVDDKVIFEHLRELSGGKINLKNTDEDLSEASDLLRSNKKFTKKPAKKAHNRTRSRKRH, from the coding sequence TTGACAAACGAATTAGAATATAACTCCGAAAGGAGTAAACTCATCATTCCTGAGTATGGAAGGCATATTCAAAAGATGGTTGAACACGCCGTAGAGATCGCAGATGACGAAGAGCGGAACAAAGTGGCTAAAGCCATCATTTCAGTTATGGGGAACCTCAATCCTCACCTTCGGGATGTGCCCGATTTTCAGCATAAACTCTGGGACCAGTTATTTATTATAAGTGATTTCAAGCTCGATGTTGAAAGTCCTTTTCCAAAGCCTTCCAAAGAAATGCTGGAAGAAAGGCCACAGCGTATGGCTTACCCGCAAAACTTTCCGAAGTATCGTTTCTACGGAAATAACATCAAAAGAATGATCGATGAGGCAAATAAATTTGAAGACGGGCCCGAAAAGGAAGGACTGGTCTTCACCATTGCCAATCACATGAAGAAATCTTACCTAAGCTGGAACAAAGATTCTGTTGATGATAAAGTGATCTTTGAACACCTTCGGGAATTGAGCGGTGGCAAGATCAACCTCAAAAATACCGATGAAGATCTAAGCGAAGCTTCCGATTTATTAAGGAGCAACAAGAAGTTTACTAAAAAGCCGGCGAAGAAGGCGCACAATAGAACGCGCAGCCGTAAACGACACTAA
- the fmt gene encoding methionyl-tRNA formyltransferase — protein MRDLRIVFMGTPEFAVFSLKTIVEAGYNVVGVVTAPDRPAGRGRKLQESAVKQYSNQQNLKVLQPVNLKSEDFLTELKELKANLQVVVAFRMLPAVVWKMPEFGTFNLHASLLPQYRGAAPINWAIINGETETGVSTFFIDEKIDTGEMIMQEKLPIGAAENAGELHDKLMAAGAKLIVKTLEAIKEGELKTTAQTENGELKTAYKLDRENTRINWEATLEGTYNLIRGLSPYPTAWTMLSNGNKEEIMKIYAGEMEKTGHEHATGKIVQEGKTIKVAVKEGFLILTEVQLPGKKKMPVKDLLNGYEFYLNAKVL, from the coding sequence ATGAGAGATTTGAGAATTGTCTTTATGGGTACGCCCGAATTTGCTGTGTTTTCACTCAAGACCATAGTGGAAGCCGGATATAATGTTGTTGGCGTGGTTACCGCCCCCGACAGGCCTGCCGGCAGAGGAAGAAAACTCCAGGAGTCGGCCGTAAAACAATATTCCAATCAGCAAAACCTGAAAGTACTGCAGCCGGTCAATTTGAAGTCTGAAGATTTTTTAACCGAATTAAAAGAGCTCAAAGCAAATCTACAGGTAGTGGTAGCCTTCAGGATGTTACCCGCAGTGGTGTGGAAAATGCCGGAATTTGGCACTTTTAACCTACATGCGTCATTACTCCCACAATACCGCGGGGCAGCACCTATTAACTGGGCCATAATAAACGGGGAAACAGAGACCGGCGTCTCCACCTTTTTTATAGATGAAAAAATTGACACCGGAGAAATGATCATGCAAGAAAAGTTGCCGATAGGTGCGGCAGAAAATGCCGGTGAACTGCACGACAAATTAATGGCTGCCGGTGCTAAACTCATTGTAAAGACCTTGGAGGCCATTAAAGAAGGTGAGCTAAAAACAACTGCTCAAACCGAAAATGGCGAATTAAAGACCGCATACAAACTTGACAGGGAAAATACCAGGATCAACTGGGAAGCAACTTTAGAGGGCACATACAATCTCATTCGCGGCCTTAGCCCCTATCCTACCGCCTGGACCATGTTGAGCAACGGCAATAAAGAAGAAATTATGAAGATCTACGCCGGTGAAATGGAAAAGACAGGGCACGAACATGCTACCGGGAAAATTGTACAGGAGGGAAAGACTATAAAAGTGGCAGTAAAAGAAGGATTTTTGATCCTTACGGAAGTTCAGCTTCCGGGAAAGAAAAAGATGCCGGTAAAAGATCTTTTGAACGGTTATGAGTTTTATCTGAACGCCAAAGTTCTGTGA
- a CDS encoding START-like domain-containing protein, protein MDDKIKFEMEFPIQASPSLLYNYIATPSGLSEWYADNVNSRGELFTFIWNGSEEKAKLVSKKSGERVKFRWLADEDTQYFFELRIQVDEITKDVSIMITDFAEEDELEEGKMLWENMISDLKQVLGSV, encoded by the coding sequence ATGGACGATAAAATAAAGTTTGAAATGGAGTTTCCAATCCAGGCTTCCCCTTCTTTACTCTACAATTATATTGCAACCCCGTCAGGTTTAAGTGAATGGTATGCAGACAATGTGAACTCACGCGGAGAGTTATTTACTTTTATCTGGAATGGCAGCGAAGAAAAAGCAAAACTGGTGAGCAAAAAATCTGGAGAAAGAGTGAAATTTCGCTGGTTGGCCGATGAAGATACTCAGTATTTCTTTGAATTACGTATCCAGGTAGATGAGATCACCAAAGATGTTTCTATCATGATAACCGATTTTGCTGAAGAAGATGAATTGGAGGAAGGGAAAATGTTGTGGGAAAACATGATTTCAGACCTTAAACAAGTATTGGGTTCAGTTTAA
- the murA gene encoding UDP-N-acetylglucosamine 1-carboxyvinyltransferase, with protein MGSFQIEGGHALKGEIQPQGAKNEALQILCAVLLTPDKVTIHNIPDILDVNKLIHLLKQLGVKVEKIGKGSYTFQANDLNHDYLKSEKFKEEGSGLRGSIMIVGPMLARFGHGYIPRPGGDKIGRRRLDTHFEGFINLGADFRYNKEERFYGVEAPNGLKGTYMLLEEASVTGTANIVMAAVLAKGKTTIYNAACEPYLQQLCNMLNSMGAKISGVGSNLLEVEGVESLNGCTHTILPDMIEIGSWIGLAAMTKSEITIKNVGWEHLGLIPATFRKLGIQLERKGDDIFIPAHKDGYEVQSFIDGSIMSISDAPWPGFTPDLLSIMLVVATQAKGDVLIHQKMFESRLFFVDKLIDMGAKIILCDPHRATVIGHDFKSQLKATTMVSPDIRAGISLLIAALSAKGTSIIHNIEQIDRGYENIDERLRAIGAKIKRVA; from the coding sequence ATGGGATCTTTTCAAATTGAAGGAGGGCATGCTTTAAAAGGGGAAATTCAACCCCAGGGAGCAAAGAACGAAGCCCTGCAAATTCTTTGCGCCGTACTGCTCACTCCCGATAAAGTTACAATTCACAACATTCCCGATATCTTGGATGTCAATAAACTTATTCACCTGCTAAAACAACTTGGTGTGAAGGTGGAAAAGATTGGCAAAGGTTCTTATACTTTCCAGGCCAACGACCTTAATCACGATTATCTTAAAAGCGAGAAATTTAAGGAAGAAGGCAGTGGCCTGCGAGGTTCGATCATGATTGTGGGGCCAATGCTGGCAAGGTTTGGCCACGGGTATATTCCCCGTCCCGGCGGTGACAAGATTGGCCGAAGAAGGCTCGATACCCACTTTGAAGGTTTTATAAACCTGGGAGCCGATTTTCGGTATAATAAAGAAGAGCGTTTCTACGGGGTAGAAGCGCCAAATGGCCTCAAAGGAACTTACATGTTGCTTGAAGAAGCCTCGGTAACCGGAACCGCAAATATTGTGATGGCAGCCGTGCTTGCCAAAGGAAAAACCACCATTTATAATGCGGCTTGTGAACCTTACCTGCAGCAACTTTGCAACATGCTCAATAGCATGGGCGCAAAAATATCTGGAGTTGGTTCCAACCTTTTGGAGGTTGAAGGCGTGGAATCGTTGAACGGCTGCACCCACACAATTTTACCCGATATGATCGAAATTGGTTCCTGGATTGGCCTTGCCGCCATGACCAAAAGTGAGATCACCATCAAGAATGTAGGTTGGGAACATTTGGGGCTAATCCCCGCCACTTTCAGGAAACTCGGGATACAGCTGGAGCGAAAAGGAGATGATATCTTTATTCCGGCGCATAAAGATGGATATGAGGTGCAAAGTTTCATTGATGGCTCCATCATGAGCATAAGCGATGCGCCATGGCCAGGCTTTACGCCCGATCTTTTGAGTATCATGCTGGTGGTGGCCACCCAGGCAAAAGGCGATGTGCTTATTCACCAAAAGATGTTTGAGAGCCGACTTTTCTTTGTCGATAAATTGATAGACATGGGGGCAAAGATCATTCTTTGCGATCCGCACAGGGCTACGGTAATTGGGCATGATTTTAAATCCCAGCTCAAAGCTACTACCATGGTTTCTCCCGACATAAGGGCCGGAATCTCCCTTTTGATCGCAGCGCTTTCAGCTAAAGGAACTTCCATAATCCACAACATCGAGCAAATTGATCGAGGTTATGAGAATATTGATGAGCGCTTAAGGGCTATTGGCGCTAAGATCAAGCGAGTGGCTTAG
- a CDS encoding YqgE/AlgH family protein, with protein MTTLKPAKGLLLIAEPAITGDLSFNRSVVLIADHTENGSVGFILNKQLDFTLKDLLPDITGNFKVYNGGPVEQDNLYFIHKVPDLIPDSVEIASGIYWGGNFEAVKGLINENLISENEIKFFLGYSGWEFDQLKQELNANSWIVTENNDHKDILNRKPRTFWKDKMMQLGGNYMIWSNAPENPSYN; from the coding sequence ATGACTACACTAAAACCTGCCAAAGGATTACTTCTTATTGCCGAGCCTGCCATTACAGGAGATCTCTCCTTCAATAGATCTGTGGTGCTCATTGCAGATCATACCGAGAATGGATCTGTAGGTTTTATTCTGAACAAACAACTCGACTTTACACTTAAAGACCTTCTGCCCGATATTACCGGAAATTTTAAAGTGTACAACGGCGGGCCTGTAGAGCAGGACAATCTTTACTTTATTCACAAGGTTCCCGATCTTATCCCCGATAGCGTGGAGATAGCCAGCGGTATATACTGGGGCGGAAATTTTGAAGCCGTGAAAGGACTTATTAACGAGAACCTTATTAGTGAAAATGAGATCAAATTCTTCCTTGGATATTCAGGCTGGGAATTTGACCAGTTAAAGCAGGAACTCAATGCAAACTCATGGATCGTGACTGAAAATAACGACCATAAAGACATTCTAAACCGAAAACCCAGAACCTTCTGGAAAGATAAAATGATGCAGTTAGGCGGAAATTATATGATCTGGTCTAATGCCCCCGAAAACCCTTCTTACAACTAG
- a CDS encoding DUF4396 domain-containing protein: MKWTYPIVAFIVFFVLGFGLVNLLKEDLEVAPWAGSTAEEGRLISHTKNVTRLVNAGPADLHSYLKTAIPYEEAQTTNMAPSEENWQEFFLNSLKVNPEARHVIILSGGDKKALAWSLPGLYYAYFYGSPVIFYNNGELTGRENVTTAMQAYVLGTEQMIPDEILSDFKDVERISAKSPQQLALKLAEYRDEQTEFGWGREVDRDNGYFHYVLTTPDDVLLGLAALPYAKSNNATLLYAEEDGGISGELDRYAFAQRADWFVTPSEGPFRHFWVVSNRISYAAQARLDFALEKAEYASMGPIALGDMEALMSIFLIWGIASALFVWIHSLYFLPMVKMPIKIGWTLASLLLPVLGPVLYINSYRRPAKEVDDGDWRWIRSHNQQSATATIMGFGYGAPLMIVVGFILVWFGFPIFFGEGMEGPFFWLGAGMPVMMIAMYILAVLIAWAMVQYPMKKSMMPGMSDKKISKMAFITTALSMLAVSLGMMSVSWYMLMDKIPMMPKEDDILWFASMWLASFIGFLVAWPLNWIFIRKHLKPGNV, encoded by the coding sequence ATGAAGTGGACGTATCCAATAGTGGCTTTTATTGTATTCTTTGTTCTTGGTTTTGGTCTTGTAAACCTTTTAAAAGAAGACCTTGAAGTAGCCCCTTGGGCTGGATCAACTGCTGAAGAAGGCCGCCTTATATCTCATACAAAAAACGTTACCCGACTGGTGAATGCAGGACCTGCGGATCTACATTCTTATTTAAAGACTGCCATTCCGTATGAAGAAGCACAAACTACAAATATGGCTCCTTCAGAAGAAAACTGGCAAGAATTTTTTCTGAATTCCCTGAAAGTCAATCCTGAAGCCAGGCACGTTATCATTTTGTCCGGAGGTGACAAAAAAGCTTTAGCCTGGTCTTTACCTGGACTCTACTACGCCTACTTTTATGGTTCTCCGGTGATTTTTTATAACAACGGGGAACTTACAGGTAGGGAAAATGTCACCACTGCAATGCAAGCCTATGTACTGGGAACAGAACAGATGATTCCTGACGAAATTTTGAGTGACTTTAAGGATGTAGAAAGAATTTCCGCAAAGTCACCCCAGCAACTGGCCTTGAAACTTGCTGAATACAGGGACGAACAGACCGAATTTGGATGGGGTCGTGAAGTGGATCGAGACAATGGATATTTTCATTATGTGCTTACTACACCAGACGATGTGCTTTTAGGTTTAGCTGCCCTACCCTACGCCAAAAGTAATAACGCCACCTTATTGTATGCAGAAGAGGATGGTGGAATTTCAGGGGAATTAGATCGATATGCATTTGCTCAACGCGCAGACTGGTTTGTAACTCCTTCAGAAGGTCCTTTCAGGCATTTCTGGGTCGTGAGTAACAGGATAAGCTATGCAGCCCAGGCGCGCCTCGATTTTGCTTTGGAAAAAGCAGAGTACGCCAGTATGGGACCAATTGCTTTGGGTGATATGGAAGCCTTAATGTCCATTTTCCTGATTTGGGGAATTGCTTCTGCCCTGTTCGTGTGGATCCATTCCCTTTATTTCCTGCCTATGGTAAAGATGCCCATAAAAATCGGCTGGACGCTGGCTTCGCTTTTGCTGCCGGTACTGGGACCTGTGCTGTATATAAATTCCTATAGAAGGCCTGCAAAAGAAGTTGATGATGGTGACTGGAGATGGATACGCTCCCATAACCAGCAAAGTGCTACCGCTACTATTATGGGCTTTGGATATGGTGCTCCTTTAATGATAGTGGTTGGTTTCATTTTAGTCTGGTTCGGATTTCCCATTTTCTTTGGGGAAGGAATGGAAGGGCCTTTCTTTTGGCTGGGGGCGGGTATGCCTGTTATGATGATTGCCATGTATATTTTGGCAGTGCTCATTGCCTGGGCAATGGTCCAATACCCTATGAAAAAATCAATGATGCCGGGAATGTCTGATAAAAAGATTTCTAAAATGGCATTTATCACCACAGCACTAAGTATGCTGGCAGTAAGCCTTGGAATGATGTCGGTTTCCTGGTATATGCTTATGGACAAAATACCTATGATGCCAAAGGAAGACGATATTTTATGGTTTGCGAGTATGTGGCTGGCCTCTTTTATAGGTTTTTTGGTCGCCTGGCCTTTAAACTGGATTTTCATCCGTAAACATTTAAAACCCGGAAACGTATGA
- a CDS encoding DUF493 family protein: MSEAKDPEEFYRKLKSQLLDTATWPSVYLYKFIVPSKPEKIKGIEEIFNNMGAVINTRKSKKGSYTSVSVNVKMQDPDSVIAKYKEVGQKIEGVISL, encoded by the coding sequence ATGAGCGAAGCCAAAGACCCTGAAGAATTCTATCGCAAGTTAAAGTCGCAATTACTCGACACTGCAACCTGGCCGTCTGTTTATTTGTACAAATTCATTGTTCCCTCTAAACCTGAGAAAATAAAGGGGATTGAAGAGATTTTTAACAATATGGGAGCGGTGATCAATACCAGGAAATCCAAAAAAGGCAGTTATACAAGCGTTTCTGTAAATGTAAAAATGCAGGACCCCGACTCGGTAATCGCCAAATATAAAGAAGTAGGGCAAAAAATTGAAGGAGTGATCTCTCTGTAA